The following coding sequences lie in one Arachis stenosperma cultivar V10309 chromosome 5, arast.V10309.gnm1.PFL2, whole genome shotgun sequence genomic window:
- the LOC130981464 gene encoding protein FAR1-RELATED SEQUENCE 5-like, translated as MDQSICEEVSYDTAYDVSDHYNFTNVNVPSLSEDDTQHVDKGKEFVNVIQLEDDAMAVNHELLDHTGIPIEKISYVGLRFVFLQRAQEFYSNYAKKVDFVTRIRNTNFDKIRKESKIPINQSIHCSREGYRESWVKATTRVKRITTVGCKARMYTMLDRQKDNWMVSKLELKHTHPCSAKQAVHYTEYRELTMHAKCEIQNNDEAGIWPNKTYLALENEFSGSSNLGYLEKDMRNYITSNMRCADENADVKEMISYFMRMKDINPNFFYAVDMAEANKFKSAFWVDARCKTSYEYYGDVVSFDITYNRNMHRLLFASFVGVNHHGKSTLLGCALLAIIMDQCKSMFVAIRNVLPDIRHQWCIWHILKKIPHKFGGYAWYREIEARMHGTVWNARSMESFKKDWSAIILYCDLIFFFYSEFWAGMRSTQRSESMHAFFGGYLHCKSGLVQVVHEYDNVPGNKEQKELEDDYADFKGVFPCSSSSTIESQFQHEYTTYKFKEVQQEFRKRMDCLVRGVTQEGDLFRVTDFVTCKEEAAMLHSGLDELRTKLFDYRANLGSKRVPTTQNSMVTQRDPTLGASDIQCPSKVSTTGRPRLKRLGSELNTSIKKFMRRKKKNPPPLYV; from the exons ATGGACCAATCAATTTGTGAAGAAGTATCATATGACACTGCATATGATGTGAGTGATCATTATAATTTTACCAACGTTAATGTTCCGTCGCTTAGTGAAGATGACACACAACATGTGGACAAG GGGAAAGAATTTGTAAACGTTATTCAATTAGAGGATGATGCAATGGCAGTGAATCATGAG TTACTCGATCACACTGGAATTCCAATAGAGAAAATCTCGTACGTAGGATTGAGATTTGTTTTCTTGCAGCGGGCACAAGAGTTCTATTCTAATTATGCAAAGAAAGTTGACTTCGTGACTAGGATTAGGAATACCAACTTTGACAAGATCAGGAAGGAATCAAAGATACCCATTAACCAATCGATACACTGTAGTCGTGAAGGTTATCGGGAGTCTTGGGTGAAGGCAACAACTCGGGTAAAGAGAATAACAACAGTTGGATGCAAAGCAAGGATGTACACGATGCTTGATAGGCAGAAGGATAATTGGATGGTGTCCAAATTAGAATTGAAGCACACCCACCCGTGTTCTGCCAAGCAGGCTGTGCATTACACTGAGTACAGGGAACTGACCATGCATGCCAAGTGTGAGATTCAAAATAACGATGAGGCTGGCATATGGCCCAACAAGACTTATCTCGCACTGGAGAATGAGTTTAGTGGCTCATCGAATTTGGGTTACTTAGAAAAGGATATGAGGAACTACATTACGAGCAATATGCGCTGTGCTGATGAAAACGCAGATGTGAAGGAAATGATTAGCTATTTCATGCGAATGAAAGATATTAACCCAAATTTCTTTTATGCAGTTGATATGGCTGAAGCTAACAAGTTTAAGAGTGCATTCTGGGTAGATGCAAGATGCAAGACGTCCTATGAATATTATGGTGACGTGGTATCGTTTGATATAACATACAATAGAAACAT GCACAGACTTCTATTTGCATCTTTTGTTGGTGTCAATCATCATGGCAAGTCCACTCTGCTCGGATGTGCTTTGCTG GCCATCATCATGGACCAGTGCAAATCCATGTTTGTTGCTATTAGGAATGTCCTTCCAGATATTCGCCACCAATGGTGCATATGGCACATACTGAAGAAGATACCGCATAAGTTTGGAGGATATGCTTGGTACAGAGAAATAGAAGCTAGAATGCATGGCACTGTTTGGAATGCCAGGTCTATGGAATCTTTCAAGAAGGATTGGTCTGCAATCATTTTGTATTGTGATCTTATATTCTTCTTTTATA GTGAATTTTGGGCTGGTATGAGAAGTACTCAACGGAGCGAGAGTATGCATGCCTTTTTCGGTGGTTACTTGCATTGCAAGAGTGGACTGGTTCAGGTCGTTCATGAGTATGACAATGTGCCTGGGAACAAGGAGCAGAAGGAACTGGAGGATGATTATGCAGACTTTAAAGGAGTTTTTCCCTGTTCATCGAGCTCTACAATTGAAAGTCAATTTCAGCATGAGTACACAACCTATAAGTTTAAGGAAGTACAACAGGAATTTAGGAAAAGAATGGATTGTTTAGTCCGTGGTGTGACTCAAGAGGGTGATTTGTTTCGTGTGACC GATTTTGTGACATGCAAAGAAGAAGCGGCCATGTTACATTCGGGTCTTGATGAGTTACGGACAAAGCTATTTGATTATCGTGCGAACCTAGGCTCCAAACGTGTTCCAACTACACAAAATAGCATGGTGACACAGCGTGACCCCACTCTTGGTGCATCTGACATTCAATGTCCTTCAAAGGTTTCAACGACGGGTCGGCCGAGATTAAAGAGGCTTGGATCTGAACTGAACACCTCCATTAAGAAATTTATgcgaagaaagaagaagaatccaCCACCGCTATATGTTTAA